The Arachis duranensis cultivar V14167 chromosome 2, aradu.V14167.gnm2.J7QH, whole genome shotgun sequence genome has a window encoding:
- the LOC107474556 gene encoding legumin B: MSSSLLFLTLAYLVLIERLTCHAQSHGDRIGECRLEHLSVMEPTKRVESEGGVAEFWDDKSQQLQCIGVTLIRYTIRPKGLLLPFYTNAPRIHYILQGKGVMEIVVTGCRAMYRSSTKRGMMSSYSDEHQKIQSIEQNDAVAVPSSSVHWIYNTGHSDLVLFSLVDVANADNQLDPTFRNFLLSGNGNGKEGEESNNNWFIKKKQREAQEGNVFSGLALETLIGSFNVQREIAEKVQGLKDWRGSIILVKEGLDWLSPEEEEEEEGLEKRKKGDVNGIEETLCSYSFVHPLGEPRMHADKYNPRGGHITSLNTPNMAVLQYLQLGLDRGVLYKDAILVPHYNLNCHAVIYCTRGSALVQVINENGKRVLDEEVKEGQVLIVPQHYIVVKKAGSDAFDWVAIKTSDNPIINTLAGELSLVRAIPEAVLMSSYRMERKEARLLKRKGELTIISPPLEETH; encoded by the exons ATGTCTTCATCATTACTTTTTCTCACACTTGCTTACCTCGTTCTTATTGAACGTTTAACATGTCATGCGCAGTCACATGGAGACAGAATCGGAGAGTGCCGTCTTGAGCACCTCAGCGTCATGGAACCTACAAAACGAGTTGAATCTGAAGGTGGCGTAGCTGAGTTCTGGGATGACAAGAGCCAGCAGCTCCAGTGCATTGGTGTCACGTTGATTCGATACACTATAAGACCCAAGGGCCTGCTCTTGCCATTTTACACCAATGCCCCCAGAATCCACTATATTCTCCAAG GTAAGGGTGTTATGGAAATAGTGGTGACAGGGTGTCGGGCAATGTATCGGTCATCAACAAAGAGAGGCATGATGAGCAGTTACAGTGACGAGCACCAGAAGATTCAATCAATTGAGCAAAACGACGCCGTTGCCGTGCCTTCAAGTTCGGTTCACTGGATATACAACACCGGCCACTCAGATCTTGTTCTCTTCTCGCTCGTCGATGTCGCCAATGCTGATAACCAACTTGACCCCACATTTAGG AACTTCCTCCTTAGTGGGAACGGAAACGGAAAGGAGGGAGAAGAAAGTAACAATAATTGGTTTATAAAGAAGAAGCAAAGAGAGGCACAAGAAGGCAATGTGTTCAGTGGATTAGCATTAGAGACATTGATTGGGTCTTTTAATGTTCAGAGGGAGATAGCGGAGAAAGTGCAAGGCTTGAAGGATTGGAGAGGTTCAATCATTTTGGTGAAGGAAGGACTTGATTGGCTGAGCccagaagaagaggaagaagaagaaggattagaaaagaggaagaaaggTGATGTTAATGGTATAGAGGAAACTCTATGTTCTTACTCATTTGTGCATCCATTAGGTGAACCAAGAATGCATGCTGACAAATATAACCCACGTGGGGGTCACATTACTAGCCTCAACACTCCCAATATGGCAGTCCTTCAATACCTCCAACTTGGTTTAGACCGCGGTGTACTCTACAAG GATGCTATTCTAGTTCCTCACTACAATTTGAATTGCCATGCTGTGATCTACTGCACAAGGGGAAGCGCTCTGGTTCAGGTAATCAACGAGAACGGAAAGAGGGTGTTGGATGAAGAGGTGAAGGAGGGTCAAGTGTTAATTGTGCCACAGCATTACATTGTTGTGAAGAAGGCTGGGAGTGATGCATTTGACTGGGTAGCAATCAAAACCAGTGATAACCCCATCATCAACACACTCGCCGGAGAGCTCTCCCTCGTCCGCGCAATTCCCGAGGCAGTGCTGATGAGTTCGTATCGGATGGAAAGGAAGGAAGCTAGGCTTTTGAAGCGAAAGGGAGAGCTTACTATTATTAGTCCTCCACTTGAAGAAACCCACTAG